In Populus alba chromosome 1, ASM523922v2, whole genome shotgun sequence, a single window of DNA contains:
- the LOC118037648 gene encoding WRKY transcription factor 28, with product MSNEHRDFYYHTPFQEDHLDVKPPSILGSSTYNRSPGQGVDPSSYMSLTECLHGSVDYNSLAKAFGLSPSSSEVFSSIEESSRPVEARDLDGGNSTDQVPATPNSSVSFSSSEAGGDEDSGKTKKETRPEKPEDGGENSDKKDKAKKKAEKRQKEPRFAFMTKSEVDHLEDGYRWRKYGQKAVKNSPYPRSYYRCTTQKCTVKKRVERSFQDPSTVITTYEGQHNHPIPTTLRGSASAMFSHSMLAPAPMAASGPGFPHHQGYNFVQIPAAMNSQNMGRIHKGVNQHVHQQYQVPDYGLLQDIVPSIFLRQEP from the exons ATGTCTAATGAGCACAGAGACTTTTACTACCACACTCCATTCCAAGAGGATCATCTCGATGTCAAGCCTCCTTCCATTCTTGGTTCATCAACTTATAACAGGAGTCCCGGCCAAGGGGTTGATCCTTCGTCGTACATGAGCTTGACGGAGTGCTTGCATGGGTCCGTGGACTACAACTCACTTGCGAAAGCCTTTGGCCTGTCACCTTCTTCATCTGAAGTGTTCTCTTCCATTGAAGAAAGTTCAAGGCCAGTGGAAGCTAGAGATTTAGATGGTGGGAATAGTACTGATCAAGTTCCAGCCACCCCTAATTCCTCAGTCTCTTTCTCCTCGAGTGAGGCTGGTGGTGATGAAGACTCAGGGAAGACCAAGAAAGAGACACGACCGGAAAAGCCAGAGGATGGAGGAGAAAACTCTGACAAGAAAGA CAAGGCAAAGAAGAAAGCAGAGAAAAGGCAAAAAGAGCCACGATTTGCCTTCATGACCAAGAGCGAGGTCGATCATCTAGAAGATGGATATAGATGGAGAAAGTATGGACAGAAGGCTGTCAAGAACAGTCCATATCCAAG GAGCTATTACCGGTGCACTACTCAGAAATGCACTGTGAAAAAACGAGTGGAGAGGTCATTCCAGGATCCATCAACCGTGATTACAACATACGAGGGCCAACACAACCATCCGATTCCAACAACACTCAGAGGAAGTGCTTCGGCTATGTTTTCACATTCAATGCTAGCACCTGCGCCCATGGCGGCGAGCGGGCCGGGCTTCCCTCATCATCAAGGGTATAATTTTGTTCAAATCCCAGCAGCCATGAACAGCCAGAACATGGGGCGTATCCACAAAGGCGTTAATCAGCATGTGCACCAGCAGTATCAAGTTCCGGACTATGGACTTTTGCAAGACATTGTCCCTTCGATTTTCCTTAGACAAGAGCCATGA